A single region of the Natronincola ferrireducens genome encodes:
- a CDS encoding phage head closure protein — protein MKIGEMRERINFKKKKETDGPVQNLTDYDDYCTVWAKVDYLKGKKLWSAKAANVETNAEFVIRYRKDIAADMLINFDNKDFEITSIAPLDIKRTYLVIYGKDIEIIES, from the coding sequence GAAATGAGGGAAAGAATTAACTTCAAGAAAAAAAAAGAAACAGATGGCCCTGTACAAAACCTAACTGACTATGATGATTATTGCACCGTATGGGCAAAAGTTGACTATTTAAAAGGGAAAAAATTATGGTCAGCAAAAGCCGCTAATGTAGAAACAAATGCAGAATTTGTGATTAGGTACAGAAAAGACATTGCAGCTGACATGTTAATAAATTTTGACAACAAAGATTTTGAAATCACATCAATAGCTCCTTTGGATATTAAGAGGACATACCTAGTCATATATGGCAAAGATATTGAAATCATTGAAAGCTAA